CAAGACCGCTTTCTTCAAGCAAATCTGGCGGCACAGCACTTATAGCTAACTGTTGTTCTTCCGGCAAACTATTATAAAGTAAACTTACATTCAGGATAATTTGAACAACCATAAAACGATTTTTTTAATACAATATTGTTGCCACACTTAGGACATTTTCCTACAAGGGGTCCCGAGCGCTTAGTGGGAATTTGTACCCCTTATCGATACAAATTCCCCGTAGG
The Clostridium facile genome window above contains:
- a CDS encoding topoisomerase DNA-binding C4 zinc finger domain-containing protein; this translates as MPTKRSGPLVGKCPKCGNNIVLKKSFYGCSNYPECKFTL